GATTGCCGAAAGGACGGGGCTGTCCTGGATCATCTCGCGCGACATATTGAGCGGCAGATCCGCGGAATCGACGAGGCCGCGCACGAAGCGCAGATAGCGCGGCAGGATCTCCGCCTCATCGGTGATGAACACGCGCCGGACGTAAAGCTTAGTGCGCCCGCTGCGATCGGGATCGAACAGATCGAATGGCTTGCTCTCCGGAATGAAAGTCAGCACCGAATACTCATGCCGCCCCTCTGCCCGGTAATGGAGCGTCAGGGCGGGCTTATCGAACTGGCCCGCCACGCTGCGATAGAAGTCGGTGTAATCTTCCTCGCTGATGTCCGACTTCGGCTTGGTCCACAGCGCCAAGCCGTCCGCGAGTTGCCGAGCTTCCTCGTCGCTTCCGGCTTCCTCGATGAAAATGGGGACCGGTACATGGCCCGATTGGGCCTTGACGATCCGCTCGAGGTTGTAGCGCTCCGCATAGCTTTTCGCGTCATCAAGAAGATGGAGAGTGACTTTGGTCCCGCGGGCAGGTGCTTGCGCTGGATCTACGGGCGCAATTGTGTACGTGCCAAGTCCATCGGACGACCAGCTGGATGCATCACTTTCACCCGCTCGCCGCGACACGACGTCGACTTTGCCCGCCACCATGAACGCCGAATAGAAACCGACGCCGAACTGACCGATTAGCTGCTGGCCTTCTCCGTTCTTGTCCGCGGAGAGCCTGTCCATGAAAGCCTTGGTCCCGGAACGGGCGATGGTGCCGAGCGTTTCGCCCATATCGGCAGCGGTCATGCCGATGCCGTTGTCCGCCACGGTCAGCGTGCCGGCATCCTTGTCCAGTGTGATGGTGATTTTCGGCTGCGGATCGTCGCCTAAAAGCGACGGATCGCCAATCGCTTCATAGCGCAGCTTCTCGCACGCATCGGCGGCATTCGAGATCAGCTCGCGCAGGAATACGTCCCGGTCCGAATAGACCGAATGGACCATCATGTGCAGCAGCTTGGAGACATCCGCCTCGAAGGCGCGGGTTTCAGAGGCGATAGCGGAATCTGTCGTCATCGTATCCTTGGCTCGCATGGTTCAGATTTGCCCCGGTCAGATGGAAAGCCCCTGGGCTCTCGTCAAGGCGTTGAGCGTGATAAGGGTTTATGCGGGAGCCACCGTTCTAAGGCCGACTTGCAGGCGTGTTGGGACCTTGTGAGGGTCAGTCTAGGAGCACCGCCGTTGGGATTTCGATTCTGCGCACTGCCTGGGCCAAAACAGCTGATCTTCGACCCTGGTCTTGGCACCGCCAAAGTAGGCGATGTTCTCCAGATTCAAAGCGGCTCCGAGTGGCTGGGATGTTGGACCCCGCGTAATTGATGTAGCCACCCTGCCTGCATGTTACGAAGTCGCAAATGAACGCTTCAATGCAGGAGGGTGACCGATGTCGATCTATGCCGGATTGGATGTGAGCGACAAGACCACGCACGTTTGTATCGTCGATAACGATGGCGCGGTGTTGAAGCGCGATGTGGTGGCCAGCGATCCCGATGCGTTGGCCAAATGGCTCAATAAGCACTGCCCTGATCTAGCGCGGGTGGTGCTGGAGACGGGCCCCTTGTCGACCTTTTTGTACCACGGTCTGGCAGAACGCGAAGTGGCCGTCGCATGTATTTGTGCCCGCCATGCCAAGGGCGTGCTGTCCGCTCGGGTCAACAAAAGTGATGTCCATGATGCAGAGGGATTGGCGCAACTCGCCCGCACTGGCTGGTTCAAGCGCGTTCATATGAAAGCATCAGCCACCCACATCGACCGGGCTGCGCTGCGGATCCGTGCGCAGCTGATTACCACGCGCGTGGCCATGGCCAACCAGTTGCGCGGGTTACTGAAGTTGTTTGGCTTGCGAATGGGCAAGGTCACCACCTCCGGCAAACGCAGCGAACGTCTGGCAGCTCTTTTCCGGCAGCGCCCTGATCTCGCAGACCTTTTCGCGCCGCTTATCGCCGGTATCGAGGTCATGGAGGAACAGTTGCGCGCTTCTAATCGTCTGCTGGAAGGGCGGGCCGCGGCGGATCCGGTGTGCGTTCGGCTGATGAGCGTCCCTGGCGTTGGTCCAATCACGGCCCTGACATACACAGCCAGCGTCGAAGATCCGCATCGCTTTGCCCGAAGCGAAGATGTCGGCGCTTATGCAGGCCTTGCTCCACGTCGAAGCCAATCGGGTGACCGCGATGTGCTAGGGCATATCTCCAAAGCTGGCGATCCGATGCTGAGGCGATCTCTCTATGAGGCGGCCAATATAATGCTGTCTAGGGTGAAAAGGCCTTTTGCGCTCCAGCAATGGGGGCAAAATCTTGCGGAAATCAAAGGTAATAAGCGCGCCAAGATTGCGGTTGCCCGCAAGCTGGCTGTGCTGCTTCACTCGCTTTGGCTGAACGAGACGGAGTTTCGCTGGGCATGAAACCAGCGTTCTTCTTCCCGGTTAGCCATGCCTGGACGATCTCGCCCGGACTGTAGAGGCACAACCTCGAGTTGGACCCAGAGACGTCCCCCCTTCCGCCTGGCCGCGACCATGATGGCTTGGACACATCGCGATCAAACGCTGTCCGATGACCTCGAAGACAACCGTCGGCACCGGGAAAAAGGAATGGCCATGAGAATATCAATTAGACAACTGTCCAGAACGACAGTTTCGAAGACGCGGAACGAGATAGCTGGCATTCGATCGGGTCGGCGTGCGGTTTCGTGACCGACCCTTTGAAGACATTCAGCGGCTTTAATCTCCGTCTCAACAGCTGACATTCCGCTTTCCCTGCCCTTTCAAGAGCTACGCGTCAGCGCAATGAACGGCTTTGCCGCCTCACTCAGGATTCGGTAGGCACTATCACCCTCCGGCACCACCGTCCCCAGCAGAGTGACATCCTTGTCGAGCAAGGCCCCGCCATGGGCAAAGCCGGCAGGCGAAGTCATGCGTGCACAGACGCCGAGGCCGAAGCTGTTGCCGCTGCTCTCTCCGACAAGCCGCACCAGCGTATGCTTCTCGATGCCAAGGGTTCGGCCCACCTCAATGGCGGCGTGCGCGAGGGCCATGTTAGCTGCCAGCAGCGTGTTGTTGATGAGCTTGGCGTACTGACCCGTGCCGACATCCCCCAGATGCACGATCAGGCGGCCGAAGGTCCTGAACACCGGCATTGCTCGCTCGACCACTGCCTCGTCCCCGCCGAGCATCAAGGTCAACGTCCCGGCCCTAGCCGCAGGCTCGCCCCCGCTGACGGGCGCATCGATACAATAGAGGCCGAAGCCCGCAGCCCTCTCCTCCATCTCCCGGCAGGTGTCGGGGTGAATGGTCGAGTGGATGGCGATAGTGGAACCCTGGCGCATGGCCGGGAACAGCCGAGCGCAAACCTCTCGCACGCCAGCATCATCGACGACGCAGATGCCGACATGGGTGGCCGTGGCGCCCAGTTCCTCGACGCTGTCAGCGAATTGGGCGCCAGAGAGCCTGAACGGTTCCAGCGTATCCGCCCGGCGCGCCCACAGCCATGTAGACATGCCCGCGTCGACCATGCGCCGCGCGATCGGCGCGCCCTGGCTGCCGAGACCGATAAAGCCCGCCACCGGCCACGCCGGCGCGCTATCCATCGTTCCCGTCATAGCGACTTCACCATACGGCCGCCATCGACGACGAGGACGTCGCCCGTGTGGAACTTCGATGCATCGGACGCAAGGTAGGCGCCCGGCCCCTCGATATCGTGCGGGTAGCCGGGACGGCCCAGCGGCGTGATGGAGGAGAAACGCTGGATGATGGCGTCGCGCTGGTCGCTCGCCTCGGTCATCTCCGTCATGATGAAGCCGGGCGCAATCATATTCACCCGCACGCCATATTGTCCCATCTCGACGGCCAGTCCCTTCATCATCGCGTTGAGGGCACCCTTGGCCCCTGCATAATGCTCCATCCCTTGCAGGCCGTGGAACATGGACAGGCTGCCGCAGATGGCGATGGAGCCGCCGGGATCGTCGGCCTGCGCCCGCGCGCGCATGTGCCGCGTCGCCTCGCGCAGGGTGTAGAAGGCGCCATGCAGGTTCACGTTGAGCAGTTCGTGATACATTTCGCTCGTCATGTCCGGGAAGGATGGCGCGCGTGAACTGAAGCCTGCATTGGCGAACAGGGTGTCCACCCGCCCCATCGCCGCGAGGGTGGACGCGAAGGCCGCCCCCACGGCCGCCTCGTCCCCCACATCGACCGCTTCCTGATGCGTGCGCCCGGCACCGGCATCCCTGAGTTCGGCCAGCGCCGCCTCGTTGCGATCCGCCCGGCGTCCCCACACCACGACGTCAGCGCCCTGCTTGGCGCAGCCCATCAAAAAGCCAAAGCCGATACCACTGTTGGCGCCCACGCCGACGACGACGCGGCCCGACAGGTCGAAGAGGGCGCGGCTCATACCAGCGCCTCCTTCCGGGCGACGGGATGTTCTCGCAGATAGTCCGAGAAATAGGGCATCAGTTCCTCCTTCGACAGGCCCCACTCTCCAAGGGAATAGCTGTGCTTGCCGCGTTTGTTCTGGGGATTGTCGGTCAGCCAGCCACGCATTCCCATCTCGCCGGCATGGGTCCATTCGAAGCCGAGCCAGTCATAAATCCTGCGGGCCTGCGCGATGGGATGGGCGACCATGTCGTCATAATAGAGGTGGTAGATGTCATCGGGCCGCTCGTGGGACAGTTCCAGCGGGCGGGCAGCGTGGAGCGCCAGCTGCAACGGGAAAAACTGCCGCATATAGTCACGCCCCTCGTCGACCTCGAACATCGGGCGCGACCCGCCGCGCATGCCGAAGGAGGAACCGACCGCTGCAAAGGGGTCGCGATGCGTCCAGATCACCTTCGCATCGGGAAAGGTCCGAAAGATCTGGCGGATGAACAGCGCGTCCGACGGCATCTTGAGAATCCAGCGCCCTGGATTGGTCGTCTGGAGAATCTGGAGCACGCGCTTCCGGTGTTCGAAGGCCGTCGCCATATCCGTGAACAACAGCCAGTCGTGATAGCTGGGCACCGTCGTCGTCACTGCCAGCATCAGCGACCGGAAATCCTGCGCCACGAGGTGGACACATTCCGTCGGGCCGTCGCCAGGCTCGAAATGCGCGGCGGCGACATGGGGGGCGGCCTTCTGAATCATCTCGTCCTTCGCCATCTCGGCAAGGCAACGCGGGTCCGTCTTCAGCGCGCCAGGCGCGGCCGGGGGCGCGGGACTATAGGCTTCCCACCGTAGCATCGAGCGATTGGCCGGATCGGCGTCCAGCATATAGCTGAGCATCGTCGTGCCGGTGCGTGGCAGGCCGAGAATGAACACGGGCGCCTTGACCGGCGTATCGAGTATCGCCGGGTTGCGGCGCAGATAGTCGTCGACCTGCATGCGCGCGGCCAGGATCGTCTCGTAGCGCCCCTGTGTGTTGGCGAGGCCGCGCTCGGTCAGGCGGCCCTGCCGGTTGTGGTCGTGGACGAGGAAATCCAGCCCCTCGCGCCAGCTGTCGCTATCCGGGTCCGCACACCCCGCTTTGCGTCGCGCGCCCTCGACAATGTCCTCGAACCTCATGCCCTCATCTCCTCACCCATATCATGAAGCCCCGGATGCAGCGCGCGGTCCCGGCCAGCAACGGCCCGGCTTGTCGGCAAGTCCCCAGCCTTGTCTGTGTCCGGCCATATTGCTGCGCCGGCCCAATCCCTGCGCTTGCACTTCACGCCGGCCCTGCCGAAGCGTGGGACGACCCCGGAGGATTAAGGTGGACATGAGCAAGGAAGACAAGCTGTCGTCAAAGGGCCTGCGCGTGGCCGACTTCGTCCAGTCGGGCGAGGGACAGGAAGCCGCCATCGATCGCGGACATGGCATTTTCGAAAGCCGGGGCGTGGGCAACAGCTATCTGGTGACGACGGCGGAGGGTGATGTGCTGGTCAACGCAGGCACGCTGGGCGATGCGCGTATCGGCAGGGACCGCTTCGCCAAAGTCTCCTCCGCGCCCATCCGCAAGATCGTCCTGACCCAGAGCCACGCCAATCAATATGGCGGGCTGGAGGCCTACAAGACGCCGGACAATGAGGTCATCGCACATCATATCTACCCAGAGGACCGCCGCTATTCAAAGGCACTGGACGCGCATTACCGGCGCGGCTCGCGGCGCATCTTCGGGCAGATCACCGGGCGCAGCGACGCCATCGTGCCGACTCAGGAGGTCATGCCCGACTTTCTCATCGACGCGCATCATGCCTTTGCACTGGGCGGCCGTCGGTTCGAGCTGATCTGGACGCCGGGCGGCGAAACCCGCTCCGCGCTTATCGTCTGGCTGCCCGACGACAAGGTGGCAATCGTCGGCAATCTGTTCGGCCCCTTGTTCGGCAACCACCCGAACTTGAATACCATGCGCGGCGACAAGCCTCGTTCAGCGGAGGCATTCATCGCCTCCATCTCTATCGTCCGCGCGCTGGAACCGCAGATGATCCTGACGGGGCACGAGGCGATCATCGGGGGCGATCACATCCGCACGGAGACGACGCGCATCATCGACGCCGTTCAATGGGTGCTGGACCGCACCATGGAGGGCATGAATGCAGGCATCGACCTGCGAACCCTGATGCGGGAGATACGCACGCCACCGGAACTCACGCTCACCGAGGAATATGGCAAGGTTGCGTGGAATGTGCGCGCGATCTGGCATGAATATAGCGGCTGGTTCGACCCGGCACGCGGCACCACCGAACTCTATGGCGTGCCCCCGGCCAGCGTCGCTCCTGCCCTTGCCGAACTGGCGGGCGGTGCGGATCGCATCGTGGCGCGGGCGCGGGACTTCGTCGAGGAAGGCAGACCGCTGGAAGCGCTCCACCTCCTCGACATCGCGCTGGAGGCCGAACCGGACAGCGCGGATGGACGGGAGGCGAAGCGGGCCGCGCTCGAACGGCTGCTCGAGCAGAGCGGCGGCAGCAATCTGTGGGAACGCATGTGGATCGCGGCGGCCCTGCGCGACCTCGACTAGACGGATGCCCGCACGAGGCTCTCGCGGAACTGGCCGGGCGTCACCCCCGTCGCGCGGCGGAAGGACTGGGTGAAGCTGGACGGCGAGACGAAACCCAACTGCGCGGCCACCGCCTTGATGCTCTGCCCCTCGGCGATCATCCGCCGGGCATGCTCAACCCGTGCGTCGGCGACATGGTCGGCTATGGAACAACCCTTGCTCGCCCGGAACCCGCGCGTCAGCTGGCGCACCGAGACGCCGCACAGCTGCGCCAGCTCTTCGAGACGCGGCGTATCGAGCCGCTCGGTCAGCCGCTCCTCGATCAAGCGCAACCGCCAGGGCGCAAGGCCACCCTGCGCACGATCATTCTCGATCGCGACGCAATGGCGGCGAAGCTCGACCACCGCCTGCACGGCCAGAGCCTCCAACAGCAGGCCATGGGCAAAACCCGGCTCGCGCAGTTCAGACGCCATGCGGTGCAGCAGCGCCTTCAATTCCGGCGAGCGCAGGTCCAGGCACGCCTCCAGCCGCCGGTCGGTCCATTCCATTTCATCGTCGAACCAGTTGGCAACGGCGGAAGGAGCGAGATGGCAGACGACCGCCGCGCCATGGCCCGGCTCGCTCCGCGCCTGCACTCGTTCGCCTTGCCGGACAAGGAACAGCGGACCGATAGGCTCGAACCGGTGCGATGCCCAACGATCCCGATAACGCCCGCGCGGGCTGCCTGGTCGCGGGTGGAGGGCTAAATCCAACCTGTAGCCTTCGCCCGTGCGCAACACATCGTCCATCGGCTCTGCCAGATGGAACCGGTTTAGCTGGACGCTGAACAAGTCGGAGCGAAACTCCGTTTGCGTGGTCGCGAAATCAGTTGGTTGCAGATGCTGCATATTGCCCACTTACAGCATATATCTATCCAAAGGGAGATCACCTTGAACGACCCTTTCCGGCCGCTCAGCGGCCAAATTTGGCTTCCCAACTGCAGACCGTCCGCTAATCCGGCAGGCGCCGACCAAGATGGGTCGTTCGCCGGTCGCGCCTTAAATGACGGCCTCCGACAAAAGCTTCCGCTCGGTCGTCGTAAAATTGTTTCGCAGCAATGCGCCTCAAGTCCGGACATTTCGGCACGAGCTATCCGAGGCCCGCAAACGGACAGGCCAGGCCAAAGACGGGCGTCGTACGGGCCGAAGGCGTTACCACGAACGAAGTTATGATCGCTTCCGCTCGCCGATGACGCTATCATATTGGTTTGATCCAACCTTCGGCGGCCGAGTCTGCGCGTGGGCGGCTGCAAAGGAGGAGCGAGTGTGGCGCCCAACAATAAAGAGACCGGATTAGCTTCGACCGGCACAAGCGGCCTGGATCATATTCTTAACGGCGGCCTCACGCCCGAGCGCATGTACCTAGTGGAAGGCACACCAGGCACGGGCAAGACGACGCTGGCAATGCGCTTCCTGCTCGCCGGCGCCGCTGTGGGAGAGCCCGTCCTCTACATCACGTTAGCGGAAACCGAAGTCGAACTACGCGCCGTCGGCGACGCGCATGGCTGGTCACTGGATGGTGTTGACCTCTTCGAGATGGTTCCGCCGGACGGTTTCGGCGAGGATCAGGAGCAGACGCTGCTGCACCCTAGCGAGGTTGAACTCGGAGAAACGGTCCGCGATATCATGGCAAAGGTGGACAAGATCCGTCCTGCCCGCCTCGTCCTTGACAGCCTTTCCGAACTGCGATTGCTGGCGCAGAGCCCTATCCGCTATCGCCGTCAAATCCTCGCTCTCAAGCACTTCTTCTCGACGCGTGCCTGCACGGTGCTCGTCCTCGACGATAAGGGCGCGAGCGGCAATGACCTCCAACTACATAGTATCGCCCATGGCGTGATCTCGCTTGAGCAGACGTTGGCGAGTTTCGGCGCTCAGCGGCGTCGCCTGAATGTCGTGAAGATGCGCCAGCGACAGTTCAGGGGTGGCTACCACGATTTCGAGATCGAGCGGGGCGGGTTGTGTGTGTTCCCGCGGCTGGTCGCTGCGGACCACACCACCCAGCAAAGCGGTGAACCTGTCTCGACCGGCTCGCCTGAGCTGGATACCCTGCTCGGCGGCGGTCTTGTGCCTGGAACCGCCACGCTGTTTTCGGGACCCGCTGGAGTCGGCAAGACGACAGCTTCGATCCAATGTATTGAGGCGGCGCTCAAGCGCGGCGAGAAAGCTTCCTACTTTCTGTTCGATGAGCGCGCGTCGACGCTGCTCACGCGGAGCGCTGCGCTCGGTCTAGACCTTCAGCCGCACATCGACAGCGGCCTGCTTGAACTGCGTGCCATCGACCCGGCCGAGATGTCGCCGGGCGAGTTCGCTAGTCGCATTCAGGAAGCGGTTGAGAGCGGGGCGAGTATGATCGCGATCGACAGTCTCAACGCTTACCTCCAGGCTATGCCCAACGAGCAGTTTCTCATTATCCAGATGCACGAGATGCTGAGCTATCTCGGACAAAAGGGTATCGTTAGCCTTCTTATCCTCGGCTTCCACGGCATCGCTGGCGACATTCGGACGGACGTGGATCTCAGCTACCTCTCCGATACGGTCGTCCAGTTGCGCTACTTCGAGGCGTTGGGCGAGGTCCGCCAAGCCATCTCGGTGATTAAAACGAGGACGGCGCGGCACGAAAGGACGATCCGGGAGTTTCAAATCAGCAGCGACGGGCTGCGATTGGGTGAGCCACTAGACAGGTTCCAAGGCGTTCTGACGGGCGTGCCCACTTTCTCTGGCACGCGGGATACGTTGATGGCTAGTCAGATCGATCCGGAAAATCCACGCGGTTGACATGCACAAGCGGGTTCTGATCCTCGCTCCCCGCGGTCGGGACGCTGCCATCGCTGCCGAGCTCCTGGCACGACACGGCATCGACGCACAGATTTGCTCTGATCAGTCCCACCTCGTTGAAATGCTCGAACAAGGCGCGGGCACAATTCTGATCACGGAAGAGGCGTTGGCGACGTCGCCGCTTTCCGAACTCGCCTCGTGGGTTGCAGCACAGCCTGCATGGTCGGACGTACCCTTCGTGGTGCTGGCCAACGGATCACGCTCGCCGCGGTCGATATCCGCTACCGATCGCCTTGCAGAGCTCGGCAATGTCGTATTGCTGGAGCGTCCTCTTCATGCGGAGGCGATGCTCGGGGCGATACGCTCGTCCCTCAAGGCCCGAGACCGTCAATACCAGTTGCGCGACACAACCGCGCAGCTTCGGGAAAGCGAGGAAAGGCTCCGACTGGCGGTCGAGAACGCCGAGATCGGCTTTTGGGATGTGGATGTTGTCAACGACCGCTTGATCTGGCCGGCACGTACCAAGGCGATGTTTGGTATCTCACCGGACGTTCCGGTCACAATGGCCGACTTCTACAATGGCCTACATCCCGACGATCGCGAAGCGACGAGCTTGGCCTACGCTGCCGCCGCCGACCCGGCCACGCGTGCCTTGTATGACGTCGAATATCGCACGATCGGGAAGGAAGACGGCGTCGAGCGTTGGGTCGCTGCCAAAGGCCGTGGTGTGTTTGACGCAGCAGGCCGTTGTCTTCGCGTCGCAGGTAGCGTGCTGGAGATCACCGAGCGAAAGGCGGCCGAGATCCGGCGCGTGGCTCTGATCGACTTCGCTGAGGCACTGAAGGATGTACAGGAGCCGGCCGGCATCGCCAGTGCCGCCGCGCGCATCTTAGGTGAGACGCTGCGCGTTACGCGCGTCGGGTACGGCGCGATAGACCATTACGCCGAAACGCTGCACGTCGATCGTGACTGGACGGCACCTGGGGTCGAGAGCCTCGCCGGGATTACTCCGCTGAGGGATTATGGCTCCTTTATCGACAGCCTCAAACGCGGCGAGTTCACAGTAATAGCCGATGCTCGGTCTGATCCGCGGACTTCCGGCGCCGCCGCCGACGCGCTGGAAGCCAAGTCCACACGTTCCTTCGTGAACGCGCCTGTCTTGGAGCGCGGACGGCTCGCGGCGGTGTTCTTCGTCAACGACGGGAAAATGCGGAACTGGAGCGATGCCGACCTTGCGCTTATCCGCGAGTTCGCGGAGCGCACGCGCAGCGCCGTCGAGCGAGCCCGGGGCGAGCAGGCACTCCGTGATAGCGAGGCGCGCCTGCGCGAGCTAAACGAAACACTTGAGCTACAGGTCGAAGCGCGTGTGGCGGAGCGCGATCGACTGTGGAACCTGTCGCAGGATATGCTCGCCCGGGCCGACTATGGCGGCATGATGTCAGCGGTAAGTCCCGCTTGGACGCAAGTCCTGGGCTGGTCTGAGCGCGAATTGCTCTTAAACGGCTATGCCACTTTCATGCATCCGGACGATGCTCCACCCACACTGGCGGCAATCGAAAATATGCGGGGTACGGGGCAGCCTACACGTTTTGAAAACCGCATCAGCACACGCGATGGCGGGTGGAAGCCAATCGAGTGGACTGTGGCGCCCGAACCCGATGGTGTGAACTTTATCGCGATCGGCCGCGATCTCAGCCACGCAAAGGCGCGGGAGGCGGAGCTGGCCCGCGCCCAGGACGCGCTGCGCCAGAGCCAGAAG
The DNA window shown above is from Novosphingobium sp. RL4 and carries:
- the htpG gene encoding molecular chaperone HtpG, with the protein product MTTDSAIASETRAFEADVSKLLHMMVHSVYSDRDVFLRELISNAADACEKLRYEAIGDPSLLGDDPQPKITITLDKDAGTLTVADNGIGMTAADMGETLGTIARSGTKAFMDRLSADKNGEGQQLIGQFGVGFYSAFMVAGKVDVVSRRAGESDASSWSSDGLGTYTIAPVDPAQAPARGTKVTLHLLDDAKSYAERYNLERIVKAQSGHVPVPIFIEEAGSDEEARQLADGLALWTKPKSDISEEDYTDFYRSVAGQFDKPALTLHYRAEGRHEYSVLTFIPESKPFDLFDPDRSGRTKLYVRRVFITDEAEILPRYLRFVRGLVDSADLPLNMSREMIQDSPVLSAIQKGVSNRVLSELEKLADAEPERFAAIWENFGAVLKEGLYEDFARRETLLGLTRFKTTTSNSEWRSLKDYVSALKENQTAIYYATGTDLERIADSPQLEGFKARGIEVLLLPDQIDNFWTSMGAEYEGKPFKSVTQGAADLSLIPLAEGREPAKAAEDVTGFIDFAKEALADHVSDVRISDRLTTSAVCIVAPDNAMDLQLEKMLASAGRAPERAKPVLEVNAGHTLIGKLAQSSATNDERRDLSFLLLDEARIAEGEAPADPRGFVERLERLMAKSL
- a CDS encoding IS110 family transposase, translating into MSIYAGLDVSDKTTHVCIVDNDGAVLKRDVVASDPDALAKWLNKHCPDLARVVLETGPLSTFLYHGLAEREVAVACICARHAKGVLSARVNKSDVHDAEGLAQLARTGWFKRVHMKASATHIDRAALRIRAQLITTRVAMANQLRGLLKLFGLRMGKVTTSGKRSERLAALFRQRPDLADLFAPLIAGIEVMEEQLRASNRLLEGRAAADPVCVRLMSVPGVGPITALTYTASVEDPHRFARSEDVGAYAGLAPRRSQSGDRDVLGHISKAGDPMLRRSLYEAANIMLSRVKRPFALQQWGQNLAEIKGNKRAKIAVARKLAVLLHSLWLNETEFRWA
- a CDS encoding NAD(P)-dependent oxidoreductase; translation: MTGTMDSAPAWPVAGFIGLGSQGAPIARRMVDAGMSTWLWARRADTLEPFRLSGAQFADSVEELGATATHVGICVVDDAGVREVCARLFPAMRQGSTIAIHSTIHPDTCREMEERAAGFGLYCIDAPVSGGEPAARAGTLTLMLGGDEAVVERAMPVFRTFGRLIVHLGDVGTGQYAKLINNTLLAANMALAHAAIEVGRTLGIEKHTLVRLVGESSGNSFGLGVCARMTSPAGFAHGGALLDKDVTLLGTVVPEGDSAYRILSEAAKPFIALTRSS
- a CDS encoding SDR family NAD(P)-dependent oxidoreductase gives rise to the protein MSRALFDLSGRVVVGVGANSGIGFGFLMGCAKQGADVVVWGRRADRNEAALAELRDAGAGRTHQEAVDVGDEAAVGAAFASTLAAMGRVDTLFANAGFSSRAPSFPDMTSEMYHELLNVNLHGAFYTLREATRHMRARAQADDPGGSIAICGSLSMFHGLQGMEHYAGAKGALNAMMKGLAVEMGQYGVRVNMIAPGFIMTEMTEASDQRDAIIQRFSSITPLGRPGYPHDIEGPGAYLASDASKFHTGDVLVVDGGRMVKSL
- a CDS encoding sulfotransferase, with the protein product MRFEDIVEGARRKAGCADPDSDSWREGLDFLVHDHNRQGRLTERGLANTQGRYETILAARMQVDDYLRRNPAILDTPVKAPVFILGLPRTGTTMLSYMLDADPANRSMLRWEAYSPAPPAAPGALKTDPRCLAEMAKDEMIQKAAPHVAAAHFEPGDGPTECVHLVAQDFRSLMLAVTTTVPSYHDWLLFTDMATAFEHRKRVLQILQTTNPGRWILKMPSDALFIRQIFRTFPDAKVIWTHRDPFAAVGSSFGMRGGSRPMFEVDEGRDYMRQFFPLQLALHAARPLELSHERPDDIYHLYYDDMVAHPIAQARRIYDWLGFEWTHAGEMGMRGWLTDNPQNKRGKHSYSLGEWGLSKEELMPYFSDYLREHPVARKEALV
- a CDS encoding alkyl sulfatase dimerization domain-containing protein, with the translated sequence MSKEDKLSSKGLRVADFVQSGEGQEAAIDRGHGIFESRGVGNSYLVTTAEGDVLVNAGTLGDARIGRDRFAKVSSAPIRKIVLTQSHANQYGGLEAYKTPDNEVIAHHIYPEDRRYSKALDAHYRRGSRRIFGQITGRSDAIVPTQEVMPDFLIDAHHAFALGGRRFELIWTPGGETRSALIVWLPDDKVAIVGNLFGPLFGNHPNLNTMRGDKPRSAEAFIASISIVRALEPQMILTGHEAIIGGDHIRTETTRIIDAVQWVLDRTMEGMNAGIDLRTLMREIRTPPELTLTEEYGKVAWNVRAIWHEYSGWFDPARGTTELYGVPPASVAPALAELAGGADRIVARARDFVEEGRPLEALHLLDIALEAEPDSADGREAKRAALERLLEQSGGSNLWERMWIAAALRDLD
- a CDS encoding helix-turn-helix transcriptional regulator; its protein translation is MQHLQPTDFATTQTEFRSDLFSVQLNRFHLAEPMDDVLRTGEGYRLDLALHPRPGSPRGRYRDRWASHRFEPIGPLFLVRQGERVQARSEPGHGAAVVCHLAPSAVANWFDDEMEWTDRRLEACLDLRSPELKALLHRMASELREPGFAHGLLLEALAVQAVVELRRHCVAIENDRAQGGLAPWRLRLIEERLTERLDTPRLEELAQLCGVSVRQLTRGFRASKGCSIADHVADARVEHARRMIAEGQSIKAVAAQLGFVSPSSFTQSFRRATGVTPGQFRESLVRASV
- a CDS encoding ATPase domain-containing protein; the protein is MAPNNKETGLASTGTSGLDHILNGGLTPERMYLVEGTPGTGKTTLAMRFLLAGAAVGEPVLYITLAETEVELRAVGDAHGWSLDGVDLFEMVPPDGFGEDQEQTLLHPSEVELGETVRDIMAKVDKIRPARLVLDSLSELRLLAQSPIRYRRQILALKHFFSTRACTVLVLDDKGASGNDLQLHSIAHGVISLEQTLASFGAQRRRLNVVKMRQRQFRGGYHDFEIERGGLCVFPRLVAADHTTQQSGEPVSTGSPELDTLLGGGLVPGTATLFSGPAGVGKTTASIQCIEAALKRGEKASYFLFDERASTLLTRSAALGLDLQPHIDSGLLELRAIDPAEMSPGEFASRIQEAVESGASMIAIDSLNAYLQAMPNEQFLIIQMHEMLSYLGQKGIVSLLILGFHGIAGDIRTDVDLSYLSDTVVQLRYFEALGEVRQAISVIKTRTARHERTIREFQISSDGLRLGEPLDRFQGVLTGVPTFSGTRDTLMASQIDPENPRG